The genomic stretch CTTCTCCGAGTAGAAGAAATTAATCCAGAATATATGTTAGAAAGAAGTTTCTTCCAATTTCAAAATCAAGCTGGTATTCCGGCTTTGTATAATAGTAAGTCATCATTTTCTAACGTCGttaatctaacaataaatcattattcattaacattatattaacagTTTAAAAGAAAGTTAATTGTCAACATTGTCTTGGTTCCATTTTTATAGAGATgaaggaattatatattacctaTAATACCGTGAATATCAAAAGATATGATGAGATTTCTTCCTATCATGATATACGCGAACAACTCAATCGGCTGAGTGGAGAGTTTCGATCATTTTTAACGCAACCAGAATATTTGGTTCCATTTTTACAACCTGGAAGACtagtaaaagtatatatttatttattacagtgCATTTCCGCAATCTTGGACAGAATCTTTAATTTGTTCATGCATATTGCAGGTGAGAAACGAGTGTGAAACATTCGATTGGGgcattataataaactttaaaaagaaaaatcccaGAAATCCAGTAAAAAATAAGACTGTCATTGTCATTGACATTTTACTTCACATATCGAAAAATTCTAAAGAAGGTAGTCCAATACCATGTCGCGAAGGTGAAGAAGGCGAAATGGAAGTAGTtccaattttacataatttaatttctcaaatcaGTTCACTCAGGCTATATTATCCGAAAGATCTCAGACCGCCTGATAATAGGAAGAGTGTACTGAAAACAATACGAGAGGTAAAGAAGAGATTCCCAGATGGTCCTCCATTACTCAATCCTATTACGGATATGCATATAGAGGACCAAGCTTTTAaagatattgttaaaaaaattgaagcgctagaaaaaagattgtatGCGCATCCTTTGCATAAGGTAAgtgataagtatatatatatatatatatatatatatatatatatatatatatatatatatgaatatacaggatgtccgtatatgtatatgtgtgtatatatatatatatatatatatatatatatatatatatatatatatatatacaggatgtccgatAATTCTTGACACACCCGTAGTGCGAAGGTAGATTGGgtgaaattgaaaagaaaagtcctgtatcatttttttctatagcgcttaataatttaaatattatatattatgatttcaCATTTCGacttttcttatatacatCTATCAAGACAGTTTCCATAACAtatctgtgtatatatttttacataaaaaaactcagagtttcaatatatatatatgcaatatacttCACTTATTATGTGAGATATCTTAATTGTTCGAAATTTGTCACTGTATTCTTTTCGTCTATAATCTAACTATAAATTTggttttataatgtttataggATCCCgatgtgaatatattatatgaacaaTTTTTGCACAAGGAAGAATTGGCTGCACAACTTAAGCAGGCTAAAGAAGAATTTAAGCAGGCTAAATCTATACTTCAGATGGACGAACTTAAATGCAGGAAGCGAGTTTTAAGAAGAATGGCATATTGCACATCAGCGGACATTATAGAACTGAAAGGACGTGTAGCTTGCGAACTGAATGGTGCCGACGAGCTATTAATGACAGAAATGATCTTCAATGGTCTTTTTAATGCTTTAAGCGTGCCGCAGATGGTGGCATTAATAAGTTGTTTTGTATGCGATGAAAAATCGAATGAAATGCCTAAAAGCACAGAGGAACTAAGCGGTCCGCTCAGACAGATGCAAGATTTAGCTCGAAGGATAGCGAAGGTTTCGACAGAGGCCAACTTGGAATTAGACGAAGATGCATATGTCGACAGATTTAAACCATATTTAATGGATGTTATATACGCTTGGTGCAAAGGCgcaacatttttacaaatttgcaaaatgaCAGATATATTTGAAGGTAACATATATTAGCATGTATATCTTCTTGTATTGAGACAATGATAAATCCcaaactttttctttctccctgtattgatgtatataaaacacatttcaGGATCTATTATTAGATGTATGCGTCGCTTAGAAGAAGTGCTTCGTCAATTGTGTCAAGCTGCAAAGGGTATTGGGAATACAGatctagaaaataaatttagtgaGGCGATCAAACTTATAAAACGTGACATTGTGTTTGCGGCATCCTTATATTTATGATGCGAAAAAAACTAGTGCCACAAAGTAACAatttctgttttcttttttgttacacacgcacacatacacacgcacacacacacatacatatatatatatatatatagtatattccTAGTATATCCCACTATATATCTAATGTATTTATCCCTGTTATTTACATACCCCAGCgatgtgtttataaaaaagacatcttttttttttaaaattgattagaaTTCGATTTATTCCtgggaatttaaaatatataatatatgtatgaatggaaaaaactttctctcttctttttttatgaaataacatTACATTCGTCTTATATGACTCCATCATACGGGAAAAGTTTAGCGTAAAAACGTGTACATATTTGCAAGATAAACAGGAGTCTAATTTGCTGTTTCTAtctcgaaattattaaataaatacatttttgtataatatttgtgacacttaatttctatatttaaatttaattataacttattatttatcgttcTTCTAAAATTACTGTTTCCTGTGGACAGAATTTTAGTTCCATCAAGGTGAGTTTTGAGTCCATTGATGTTAACTAAAACAAATACACAAATATGTTGATGTTTagtatgttataaatattttaaataacatttcatgaaaaaaaaatttttgctgagagattagttttattttaatttgcatacaaAGAAACAATCTAaaacaaattacaaataaatatctacgTAATAAGAACTTAAATGCTTACATTATCTACTTACATCCCTTCGAGGCCAACTAGACAGGAGTTTATATTCTTCTGTAGGATAACCCTCcacaataagaaaattaaagagcGTTTGTAACGGCGTGTCCGATTGAAATTTACGTTCCAGGAATTTCCCAGCTGGAAGTCGTACTCTTACTTTCATTACACCATCGCCAGCTCCCTGTTGCGGCTCAGGTGGTAAACTGGATTCTACAGCTTGTCTATGAGCTTCTTTCCTTGCTTCTTCTGCTAGCCTTTCGTTTTCAGcttgttctttctttttcttctcaagTTCTTCTTGCATCTGTTTCGCTTCTTCTTTTGCTCTTAAAATATGTTGTAAATATTACACTTATtgttcaatataaaatctctataTTCTGTGCAAATATTGTCAGggttagataaaaaatagttaaaaagttaaaagttaagttaaaaagttgaaaagttaataacttttaacttaattaattttaaacgtattaactttaaacttaaactaattatttttaaaagttaacttattaacttcttttttttatacaaattaaaataattcatcaatattaaaatcctGAAAATGATTAGTCGTaatacgaatattttatttttaaattgttttaatttagagtgtctaataattaaagataaaatgtacGTGTGCAAGCAAAATGGATGAAATTAAACAGGAAAGTCCTCtatcattttgtaaatttcacaataattattaaagaattaaataaacagtATTAATGAATGTATGCACATGATGTGACGAAATGATTTCTGCAAACAAAGTCTCATTCAAAATGACTCGAATCTGTTGATAATCTCCTGGCAAAAGCAAATGATGATAAATATCGTAATTGCAGTTAGCATTATGCATCGTTTGCTGTTGCCAACAGATCATCAACAAATTTGTACCATTTTGGATGAGACCTTGTTCACAGAGCTCGTTCTTCTGCTTCTTACATACTCATtcgttaatattgtttaattaattctttgataattattatataattcgtaaAATGGTACAGAGAATTTTCCTTCAGTTTGAATCGCTCTATCTGTAcacaagtattttatttttgattgtttttaattattcacaatTAACCGTTTCGTTTTTAAACactttataatatctctattataactatagtatatttaaataatacatattattatataagaaaaaatatatacttttttatcaaaaattattttattccttttttgtaCCTTATatcatctaaatttaaaatgtataattaaaagattaattatgtaaaaaacaattttgcataattaacttttaattttttaataaattaataattttttaactttaactgaGTTAATTTTCGTTTAAGTAACTTTTAACATAAACTTAGCTAATTTTGGAgctattaactttaaatttaactaaaaaaaaaaatttacttaccaCTACTAATCCTGAGTATTgtacacgcacacgcatacacatacacacatatatgtatgtatgtatgtatgtatgtatgtacgtatgtacgtatgtacgtatgtatgtatatatgtatacagggtgtcccataatAATCATATCACTTCTCGTGTACAGGTAGAGCAAGTGAAAccgagaagaaaagtcctttactatttttttctataatgcgtaataaaggaattattattgagcaaAGTTTCTCACGCGTATCCCTCTCGTCGTTCGTCACGAGgtcaaattttttgttgctGTGCAACACTACGAAGCTTGCCGCTGTCACACCTAGAATGTACGTCCTATGGTCCCCCCGCGCCATAGCGGCGCGAAACGAGCTCATTCGCcaatctttttcaattaatatttcaataattattgcaaaaattgcaaaatgataaaggacttatctattcagtttactgtgctttACTTGCTCGCGAGCGTTGTCACAAGTActctgggacaccctgtatgtcGTAGgcaaatagttattttagaaaaataacttttgattAGACAAGTGCTATCTGCCGGATCAAATGGCTTTCACCCATTTATTTGTGTTCGAATGCTACTTTTCGAGGCAAATAGTATTTGTCTAAACTTTTtaggaaaatgaaaattgtttatatttataggataGGTACATGATCGTAGCGCATGCTCTATGGTTACATGCTCatgtttaaatgttatattgtgTGAATAGGAAAGTGTATGCGTGGAGATAGTGGGTTCCGCCCTCCCCTATGAAGgagaagggggggggggaggatcGCTTCACTATCAAAAAACTGTCTGcgttgaacctcgctttgcgtggaaagttgtaaacccaTATAAAATCGTTTTACATTggcttataatttttcacgcgAAGCAAGGGGTCTGTCCTTTACAGCTGAATTGCATTAGTTCAGagcttatctttctctttctaatatGGAGAGAAACATACTATGTAAAGAACAGACTAAAGGTTTCTCATGAGTAGGGTGGAGGGGGGAGGGCGGAACCCACTGTTTCCACGTTCCATACACTttcctatttatatatttgaggtGAAAGcgctaaattaaataattacctcattaataattataacgaatACCATTTGCCTAACAGTGGTTCAGTCAAAATAACATTTGCTTAGGAAAATAGCATTTGTCTAAGAAAATGTTATctcaacaaacaaaaataaacaggCGAAAACCACATGAGCAAGCAGATAACATTTCTCTAATCAAAAGctattttcctaaaataactatttacctatgacatatatatatatatatatatatatatatatatatatatatatatatatatacattttatacaggGTGCTTTAAAGTTAAACAATCAAACTTTGTCAATATGTTCTAtgaataacaagaaaaaaaagaagtttctttaatttttcaaaattccctctctttctaatGCAAGATTGATATCGTTGGGgcattgaatttaaaaatttcttatttttagttCTGTGAATGCATCATTGATCCTGTATCAGTTCCAATCACGAATCATACAATGCTTGTATAACACTATCGTTTTCATATTTCCCCATATAAAAGTTTAGCAATCTGTAATATCTGGTAATCTTAGGCCAAACAATTGTCCCTTCTTAGAAAAACATCGTTGATCTACTCTTAATCACTCTACTCTAAAAACtctatatcataatatattaaaaactatcaTTTGCtatttgtgtttatttttgttgtaatgttttaataaaaacttttcagacttatgttaaataacatttctttttttatttctacttaTAGAACATATTGGTGaagttttattgtttatttttaaaatgtcatatataataaagttcgatttttttttattacctaTCAGCTGCCAAACTTTCTTGGTATGCTCTGTCTTGTTCTTGTTTAACTCTTTCTCTTGCTTGCCGTTCTTCTTCAACGCCAATATCAGCTCGTCTTTGTTcctatattttaacaataataattatataaaatttgtatttacataCTTTTGGTTTGATGGAATAATGCaatatgctttatatatttataataaataataatatttctcaacttatacaaaataactacACTTCTtacttgaaatatatcaaCAGCTTGTACCAAGTTTGTTAGTAACTCATTAACTCCCACATTACCATGTACGATAgtaaatatttctgtattaGATCTAGATctcataataatcattaaaactgGCAAGGTATCAACATCTATGCTTGATACAGCCAATGAACCAACAGTACCAAGAGTTTGAGTTACAGAATATAGAAACCTAAGAATAATAAGCGCTTAATGATTGTTCGATAAATTCaactactttttaaatatgacattatttgtataaattgtacCTCTCTTTATTAGATTCATATGTGATATCCCAACCCCACACTATAAAATTTGCCGAAAGAAGTTGAAGCACAGTTTCAAAGCCTAACAATTGAGTACAAAAGACGTTCGCTAATACACTGTTATCGTGATGCAAATACACagctaataattttctctgcataacataaaaaatacacttcggctttaaatatttgtaataaaaatagtatttttgcAGCGTAAGATCTAAAACAAACCTCTTTTGCTGGTTTCAGACATGATTCCTTCAGAGCATCTTCGAATGTACCAGCGAAAAATTCTGGGTGTGCCGGACCATACCGTTTTTCGAATTGCTCCGCAAAATATAATGTGCCCATGACTTCATCCACTATATTTTCTggcactttttataaaaaaaaaaaagtctcatTCATTGTTTTACCGATTTTAGGCATATATCGCATcacttaaataaaacatagcagttttattttatatacatatatatatatgttttaacatATACTCACTGAGACGCTCTACTTTAGTAGACTTAACATCATCTATGAAAATATCGTCCTCAACAGTAAATGTTTCGGGAACATCTTCAAATTCTTCCACATCCTCTGGTTCATCTATGGAACTATCGCTGTCAATCAAATCTATAACCTTCTAaacacagagagaaagagagaaagagggagacagagagacaaatattataaaacttatatataaatttattgttgttaaaaagAGTGAATTTATCCTTAATAAGATATTAccttcttttcttcctttgCAGGAAGTTTTCCAACAGATAAATCATGTTCGGGATAACAAATCCCACTTTGTGCCAATATTACATTATCGTCCTTCAATGAACTAGGCCAACCTTTCCATTGCTGATTTCGTACAGGTACATCTATTAATGAGTAGATGTCCGTTTTCACTTCTAATACAGTACGTGTCCCAGGGAATTTCAAattgtatgttttattatgtacTTCATCCTTTACATTCAAAGTGTAAGTTTGAATCATACGATCCGACAGGCTTACtcttaaattgaaaaagaaaagtattgtagcttta from Cataglyphis hispanica isolate Lineage 1 chromosome 11, ULB_Chis1_1.0, whole genome shotgun sequence encodes the following:
- the LOC126852984 gene encoding FAS-associated factor 1 isoform X2, translated to MAENRDAILADFQACTGIDDFGEAILYLEETNWDLLAAINKAMPQGTQQLPSEMNSDIEMIEEIKVTPHSSSSSKLQTAQNSKKIGTTKADIIESAKPGTSRPKSCMRNRTLTFHINYLDNVYKINLSELSTLKDLKQFIWYKTNIAPCQQYLHGWKKEPQTSNTILQTLDLPRENTLYLSSLSQDGDSSHETVSLSDRMIQTYTLNVKDEVHNKTYNLKFPGTRTVLEVKTDIYSLIDVPVRNQQWKGWPSSLKDDNVILAQSGICYPEHDLSVGKLPAKEEKKVIDLIDSDSSIDEPEDVEEFEDVPETFTVEDDIFIDDVKSTKVERLMPENIVDEVMGTLYFAEQFEKRYGPAHPEFFAGTFEDALKESCLKPAKERKLLAVYLHHDNSVLANVFCTQLLGFETVLQLLSANFIVWGWDITYESNKERFLYSVTQTLGTVGSLAVSSIDVDTLPVLMIIMRSRSNTEIFTIVHGNVGVNELLTNLVQAVDIFQEQRRADIGVEEERQARERVKQEQDRAYQESLAADRAKEEAKQMQEELEKKKKEQAENERLAEEARKEAHRQAVESSLPPEPQQGAGDGVMKVRVRLPAGKFLERKFQSDTPLQTLFNFLIVEGYPTEEYKLLSSWPRRDLTSMDSKLTLMELKFCPQETVILEER
- the LOC126852984 gene encoding FAS-associated factor 1 isoform X1, giving the protein MAENRDAILADFQACTGIDDFGEAILYLEETNWDLLAAINKAMPQGTQQLPSEMNSDIEMIEEIKVTPHSSSSSKLQTAQNSKKIGTTKADIIESAKPGTSRPKSCMRNRTLTFHINYLDNVYKINLSELSTLKDLKQFIWYKTNIAPCQQYLHGWKKEPQTSNTILQTLDLPRENTLYLSSLSQDGDSSHETVSLSDRMIQTYTLNVKDEVHNKTYNLKFPGTRTVLEVKTDIYSLIDVPVRNQQWKGWPSSLKDDNVILAQSGICYPEHDLSVGKLPAKEEKKKVIDLIDSDSSIDEPEDVEEFEDVPETFTVEDDIFIDDVKSTKVERLMPENIVDEVMGTLYFAEQFEKRYGPAHPEFFAGTFEDALKESCLKPAKERKLLAVYLHHDNSVLANVFCTQLLGFETVLQLLSANFIVWGWDITYESNKERFLYSVTQTLGTVGSLAVSSIDVDTLPVLMIIMRSRSNTEIFTIVHGNVGVNELLTNLVQAVDIFQEQRRADIGVEEERQARERVKQEQDRAYQESLAADRAKEEAKQMQEELEKKKKEQAENERLAEEARKEAHRQAVESSLPPEPQQGAGDGVMKVRVRLPAGKFLERKFQSDTPLQTLFNFLIVEGYPTEEYKLLSSWPRRDLTSMDSKLTLMELKFCPQETVILEER
- the LOC126852984 gene encoding FAS-associated factor 1 isoform X3, yielding MAENRDAILADFQACTGIDDFGEAILYLEETNWDLLAAINKAMPQGTQQLPSEMNSDIEMIEEIKVTPHSSSSSKLQTAQNSKKIGTTKADIIESAKPGTSRPKSCMRNRTLTFHINYLDNVYKINLSELSTLKDLKQFIWYKTNIAPCQQYLHGWKKEPQTSNTILQTLDLPRENTLYLSSLSQDGDSSHETVSLSDRMIQTYTLNVKDEVHNKTYNLKFPGTRTVLEVKTDIYSLIDVPVRNQQWKGWPSSLKDDNVILAQSGICYPEHDLSVGKLPAKEEKKKVIDLIDSDSSIDEPEDVEEFEDVPETFTVEDDIFIDDVKSTKVERLMPENIVDEVMGTLYFAEQFEKRYGPAHPEFFAGTFEDALKESCLKPAKERKLLAVYLHHDNSVLANVFCTQLLGFETVLQLLSANFIVWGWDITYESNKERFLYSVTQTLGTVGSLAVSSIDVDTLPVLMIIMRSRSNTEIFTIVHGNVGVNELLTNLVQAVDIFQEQRRADIGVEEERQARERVKQEQDRAYQESLAADRAKEEAKQMQEELEKKKKEQAENERLAEEARKEAHRQAVESSLPPEPQQGAGDGVMKVRVRLPAGKFLERKFQSDTPLQTLFNFLIVEGYPTEEYKLLSSWPRRDVSR